The Chthoniobacterales bacterium genome segment GATCGGACGCGGCGCCGGCGCAGTGCGACGGGAGGGCTTCTTCGGCGGATTCATCGGCGGGCCGTTCTTTCCGATCGAGAAGCCTCCCGGCACCGGCCCGTTTTCACAGTCGGAACTTCCCACTCCCCGACCCCGTCCCTGCCGAAGCTCCTGGCGGGCGCTGTTGAAAATCCCTCCTTCACGACCGGGGCCGGATGGATACCGCGGTGCCGTAGCACAGGACCTCGGTCGCCGATTCCCTGCTGACGACTTCCGATGCGTCGTAACGAACCCCGATGATCGCGTTCGCCCCCAGCTGCGTCGCATGCTCGATGAGCGAATCCAGGGCATGCTGGCGCGCCTGCTCGCACATCTCGGTGTAGGCGCCGATGCGCCCGCCAACGATGCTCTTCAAGCCGCCCAACAGCCCCTGCACGAGGGTCGGAGAACGCACGGTAATCCCGCGGACGAGCCCCTTGTAATCGGTGATGACGTAACCTTCGAAGTCGAACCCCGTCGTGGTCTTCATGAAAGCAATAGGAGCGAGCGATCAGTCTTTCCTTGGTTTCCGTTTTCTTGTTTCCCCTCGAAGGCGTCGAAATCCGCAAACGATTTTCTCGCGTGGGCTGAGCTCGCCAAGGTTCGTGTTCTTCATATGCCCATTGGATCAGTGTCCCTCACCAAGGCAAAGAGAAAATCAGGACACTACCAATGCCGACAGACTGTCGTTGAAATCACGACCCGCGCCACGTCCCACTGCGCCGCGGAGATTTCGCGAGACTCACACCGGCGGCGTGATCGGGCCGGGCGGGCCTTCGGGGACGGCGAGCGCCGGATCGCGGTCCCAGAAATAGCGCTTCAGGAGAACCTTGAGCGTGGCAGTGAGCGGCACGGCGAGCAGCGCGCCGAGCAGACCGCCGAGCACGAGGCTCCACGCGAGAACGGAAATGATGACCGTGAGCGGGTGCAGGCCGACGGATTCACCGACGATCTTCGGCGCAATGAAGAGACCGTCGAGCTGGTTCGCGACGATGAAGATGATGGTGACGGCGATCGGGTGGCCCCAGTCACCGAATTGCGCGGTAGCGATGAGCACGGCGGGAATCCAGCAGATCAGCGTGCCGGCGTAGGGAATAAGCCCGAGGACGCCGACGAGCAGGCCGATGAGCACGGCGAAGTCGAGACCCATGATGAGGAGGGCGGTGCCAATGAGCGCCCCGTCGATGAGGCTGACGAGGAGCTGGCCGCGGAAGAAGCTGATGAGGTAGCTGTTGATCTCGCTGATGAGGGAGACGAGCTCGCTCTTGAGCGGCGAAGCTCGCAGCGGGAGGTAGTTTGCCCACGTGGCGCCGATCTGCGGGCCATCGTTCAGGAAGAAGAAGAGGAAG includes the following:
- a CDS encoding YbjQ family protein, which encodes MKTTTGFDFEGYVITDYKGLVRGITVRSPTLVQGLLGGLKSIVGGRIGAYTEMCEQARQHALDSLIEHATQLGANAIIGVRYDASEVVSRESATEVLCYGTAVSIRPRS
- a CDS encoding AI-2E family transporter; translated protein: MISPSRFQWKMWWLALTVLAIAITLSGIYYAGSYILTAIGFLQPVVLPLAIAGILSYLLDPVVSWLADRGWKRLWAVITVFLTVIAILAGMVLWVVPTIHRQGDSFRQNLPTYSKRAQDLLKSTVDNAKHLAERFQPVEAGEKAADPFSAAIQQAITESTDAIQKKAGELLGNAGGFLWKSIGSTLGVLGAMLSLILVPIFLFFFLNDGPQIGATWANYLPLRASPLKSELVSLISEINSYLISFFRGQLLVSLIDGALIGTALLIMGLDFAVLIGLLVGVLGLIPYAGTLICWIPAVLIATAQFGDWGHPIAVTIIFIVANQLDGLFIAPKIVGESVGLHPLTVIISVLAWSLVLGGLLGALLAVPLTATLKVLLKRYFWDRDPALAVPEGPPGPITPPV